Proteins co-encoded in one Candidatus Binatia bacterium genomic window:
- a CDS encoding RNA polymerase sigma factor: MSTPLDSEADADVQLMLAVQQDDQAAFHQLFEKHIAGVIGFAMQLVGNRARAEELAQDVFLQIYRTRARYVPLARFKTWLYRMVTNACLSELRRPEYRARVQPIDHPVRDDAGDPPPVAEASTQSGEETLLDREAVERLQAAVAHLPPQQRAALLLARVNGLSYDEVAASLSSSVSAVKSLIHRATVTLRQQMQEENV; the protein is encoded by the coding sequence GTGAGTACGCCATTGGACAGCGAGGCGGATGCGGATGTGCAACTCATGCTGGCGGTGCAGCAGGACGATCAGGCCGCGTTCCACCAGCTGTTCGAAAAACATATCGCAGGAGTAATTGGTTTCGCCATGCAGTTGGTTGGAAACCGTGCACGGGCTGAGGAGTTGGCGCAGGATGTGTTCCTCCAGATCTATAGGACGCGAGCGCGGTATGTTCCCCTTGCCCGCTTCAAGACCTGGCTCTACCGGATGGTGACCAACGCCTGTTTGAGCGAGCTCCGCCGGCCGGAATATCGCGCCCGAGTCCAGCCGATCGATCATCCGGTCAGGGACGATGCCGGCGATCCGCCACCGGTCGCCGAAGCCTCGACACAGAGCGGTGAGGAAACCTTGCTGGACCGTGAGGCAGTCGAGAGGTTACAAGCAGCCGTGGCACACCTGCCGCCGCAGCAACGCGCCGCCTTGCTGCTGGCGAGGGTGAACGGACTTTCGTACGACGAAGTGGCGGCGAGTCTGTCGTCCTCAGTCTCAGCAGTGAAGAGTCTCATCCATCGTGCCACCGTCACGCTGCGCCAGCAGATGCAGGAGGAGAATGTGTAG
- a CDS encoding 1-deoxy-D-xylulose-5-phosphate reductoisomerase, which produces MKRLAILGSTGSIGVTTLDLVARFPDRFEITALGAGRNVDRLAEQVRRFRPSLVAVQDSQAALELQKRIPEYRGRITYGAEGMEAVATAPGTELVVSALVGALGLLPTLRAIEAGKHVALANKEVLVLGGELVTRAAAAAGVRLLPLDSEHNAIFQALRGHREEDVRRIILTASGGPFLHRSLPELRAVTREDALRHPTWKMGDKITIDSATLMNKGLEVIEAHWLFGLPAERIHVVIHPQSIVHSMVEYIDGSVLAQMGIPDMSIPISYILAYPDRLPLDHLPVLNLPQAPALEFGEPDEAKFPCLALAYQALHAGGTAPAVLNAANEVAVAAFLAGAIPFLEIPRLLSQVMEAHDPAPADGLERLLAADHWARTQARKHLPADTAQLAAGWLEPIRRAGGPGF; this is translated from the coding sequence ATGAAACGCCTGGCCATCCTCGGTTCGACCGGCTCGATCGGTGTCACCACGCTCGACCTGGTCGCGCGTTTCCCCGATCGCTTCGAAATCACCGCCCTCGGGGCCGGCAGGAACGTCGATCGTCTGGCCGAGCAAGTGCGCCGCTTTCGGCCGAGCCTCGTTGCGGTCCAGGACAGCCAGGCGGCGCTGGAGCTGCAGAAGCGGATTCCGGAATACCGCGGTCGGATCACCTACGGAGCTGAGGGCATGGAGGCAGTGGCGACCGCGCCGGGCACCGAGCTGGTGGTATCGGCTCTGGTCGGCGCGTTGGGGCTGCTCCCCACGCTGCGCGCCATCGAGGCCGGCAAGCACGTGGCGCTGGCCAACAAGGAGGTGTTGGTGCTCGGCGGCGAACTGGTGACCCGGGCGGCCGCAGCCGCCGGTGTCCGACTGCTGCCGCTCGACAGCGAGCACAATGCCATCTTCCAGGCGCTACGCGGACACCGGGAAGAGGACGTGCGGCGCATCATCCTCACGGCATCCGGCGGCCCATTTTTGCACCGCTCGCTTCCCGAGCTGCGCGCCGTGACACGGGAGGACGCTTTGCGGCATCCGACCTGGAAGATGGGCGACAAGATTACCATCGACTCCGCCACGCTGATGAACAAGGGCCTCGAGGTTATCGAGGCGCACTGGCTCTTCGGGCTGCCGGCGGAACGCATCCATGTCGTCATCCACCCCCAGAGCATCGTCCATTCCATGGTCGAGTACATCGACGGCTCAGTCCTCGCCCAGATGGGTATCCCCGACATGTCGATCCCGATCTCGTACATTCTCGCTTACCCTGACCGGCTGCCGCTGGATCACCTACCCGTACTCAATCTGCCGCAGGCGCCGGCACTGGAATTCGGCGAGCCGGACGAAGCGAAGTTTCCGTGCCTCGCGCTCGCCTACCAGGCCTTGCACGCCGGCGGCACGGCACCCGCGGTGCTCAACGCGGCCAATGAGGTCGCGGTCGCCGCGTTCCTGGCCGGAGCCATACCGTTCCTGGAGATCCCGCGCCTTCTGAGCCAGGTGATGGAGGCGCACGATCCCGCACCCGCTGACGGGCTGGAGCGACTCCTCGCAGCCGATCACTGGGCTCGGACCCAGGCACGGAAGCACCTGCCCGCCGACACCGCACAGCTCGCGGCAGGGTGGCTCGAGCCCATCAGGAGGGCAGGGGGTCCTGGCTTCTGA
- a CDS encoding SIMPL domain-containing protein (The SIMPL domain is named for its presence in mouse protein SIMPL (signalling molecule that associates with mouse pelle-like kinase). Bacterial member BP26, from Brucella, was shown to assemble into a channel-like structure, while YggE from E. coli has been associated with resistance to oxidative stress.) codes for MYKSAVNWLLVIASFFAIAVPAARAEEKATENRRTISVSGQGEVTASPDLAILSVAVETTGPKASGAVSENAKRSAAVTSAVKALIGKDDRVTTSRYSLEPRYQPVKPGELTEPRITGYVARNEVQVETHKVDNVGALIDAANDAGANRISGLQFTLSNRNDQLRAALEKAGAEAQAQAQSVAKALGVRLKEVASATTSTGPVVQPRYFERGMAAMEARAPTSIEPGTVSVSATLQVTYNIE; via the coding sequence ATGTACAAGTCCGCCGTAAACTGGTTGCTCGTCATCGCCAGCTTCTTCGCCATAGCCGTACCCGCGGCAAGGGCGGAAGAAAAGGCCACGGAGAACCGCCGAACCATCTCCGTCAGCGGGCAGGGAGAGGTAACCGCCTCACCGGATCTGGCGATTCTCAGCGTCGCGGTGGAGACAACCGGGCCCAAAGCTTCCGGGGCGGTGAGTGAGAATGCGAAGCGTAGCGCGGCCGTGACGTCCGCCGTGAAGGCCCTGATCGGCAAGGACGACAGGGTGACCACCTCGCGCTACTCGCTCGAGCCGCGCTACCAACCGGTCAAACCTGGGGAACTCACGGAGCCTCGCATCACCGGCTACGTCGCGCGCAATGAAGTGCAGGTGGAGACCCACAAGGTCGACAACGTCGGGGCGCTGATTGACGCCGCCAACGACGCCGGCGCCAACCGCATCAGCGGCCTGCAGTTCACCCTATCGAATCGCAACGACCAGCTGCGAGCCGCCTTGGAAAAGGCCGGGGCGGAGGCACAGGCGCAAGCCCAGAGTGTCGCCAAGGCCTTGGGCGTGCGGCTCAAAGAAGTCGCCTCGGCCACGACGTCGACGGGTCCGGTGGTACAGCCACGCTACTTCGAGCGCGGCATGGCGGCCATGGAGGCCCGGGCACCGACATCCATCGAACCCGGAACCGTTTCCGTATCGGCCACGCTGCAGGTCACCTACAACATCGAGTGA
- the dksA gene encoding RNA polymerase-binding protein DksA, with product MNQRQLKPFHKLLVARRQELLAEALRTVDGMTDSKETFPDPTDRASLESNRNAMLRIRDRERKLIAKIDEALQRISDGSYGLCEACSGPIGLDRLRARPVTTRCIDCKSDQEAQERRLRGL from the coding sequence GTGAATCAGCGGCAGTTGAAGCCGTTCCATAAGCTGTTGGTGGCACGCCGCCAGGAGTTGTTGGCCGAGGCGTTGCGAACAGTCGATGGGATGACCGACAGCAAAGAAACCTTCCCTGATCCAACGGACCGGGCCTCGCTCGAATCGAATCGGAACGCCATGTTGCGCATTCGGGATCGTGAACGGAAGCTGATTGCCAAGATTGACGAAGCCCTCCAACGCATCAGTGACGGCAGCTACGGCCTGTGCGAGGCCTGCAGCGGGCCGATCGGTCTGGACAGGCTGAGGGCCCGGCCGGTCACCACACGGTGCATCGACTGCAAGTCGGATCAAGAAGCGCAGGAACGGCGCCTGCGCGGCCTGTGA
- a CDS encoding DUF1232 domain-containing protein, whose protein sequence is MSTTSAPILLPSAHRLATHAGHSINRLLLFLGDVGMFWLWTGLSIALFIGVVALASVVDRRMFRLRREMPGTLSLYLGHGLRTFFRIVLDRHTPYSARVFLALGLAYWLLPSDLIPDTTLVPGFIDDVLVAVVMTKAFLYFCPPSLVVAHAAAVERLAHV, encoded by the coding sequence ATGAGCACCACGTCTGCGCCAATCTTGTTGCCGTCTGCGCACCGATTGGCAACGCATGCCGGGCACTCGATCAACCGGCTCTTGTTGTTTCTGGGCGATGTGGGAATGTTCTGGTTGTGGACCGGCCTGTCCATCGCGCTGTTCATCGGGGTGGTTGCGCTCGCGTCGGTTGTCGATAGGCGGATGTTCCGTCTGAGACGAGAAATGCCGGGAACGCTGTCCCTCTATCTCGGTCACGGCCTTCGGACGTTCTTCAGGATTGTGCTTGATCGCCACACGCCGTACTCGGCGCGGGTGTTCCTGGCGTTGGGGTTGGCGTATTGGCTGCTGCCGTCCGACCTGATTCCGGACACGACTCTGGTGCCGGGATTTATCGATGATGTGCTCGTTGCCGTGGTGATGACCAAGGCCTTCTTATACTTCTGTCCGCCTTCCCTCGTAGTGGCGCACGCGGCGGCGGTCGAACGGCTTGCGCACGTCTGA
- a CDS encoding metallophosphoesterase: protein MEPRAETQRHLAQGVGLGYAGSSMYGNLTAGLRRLWAHVARRFFANFFRLLLLAVSISQWVVLGRLSRTIGSLPLAAQIAGPLLIFAVNRRLAKRTREQRRDRGPVGGMPRLYYAVAFTCLFCVLFLLLTDAMWMGAKVLLGAIAVEARTTHHAGLRIDPELGPAFHWLANAGMAAVTIAFAYGYTIGQIRLRVRRFTLPLLHCPPSWNGLRIAQISDIHIGQNIDRSQLEGFVARVNGLDPDLICITGDIADSPTADLDGFLPVLAGLHATHGVFAILGNHDHYAGADHVEASLRRLTSFTVLRDQKTAIEVKGQQLHVVGLDDHGRDWARGETMVPHLDAALATVPADEPVLLLSHRPDVFPQAAARGVALTLAGHTHGGQLGMPWFDGRIRNLAEFITDFDRGLYERAGSYLYVNCGLGVTGQRIRLNTPREILIIEVQNAAAALAA from the coding sequence GTGGAGCCGCGGGCAGAAACCCAGAGGCATCTGGCGCAGGGGGTTGGACTTGGCTACGCTGGCAGCTCTATGTACGGCAATCTGACAGCGGGGCTGCGCCGCTTGTGGGCGCACGTGGCGCGCAGGTTCTTCGCCAATTTTTTCCGGCTGCTGCTGCTCGCCGTCAGCATCTCGCAGTGGGTGGTGCTGGGACGGCTGTCGCGCACGATCGGCTCCTTGCCCCTCGCCGCTCAGATCGCGGGGCCGCTGCTGATCTTCGCAGTCAATCGACGCCTGGCGAAGCGGACACGAGAGCAGCGACGCGACCGCGGCCCCGTAGGTGGTATGCCGCGACTGTACTACGCCGTCGCCTTCACCTGCCTGTTCTGCGTCCTCTTTCTCCTCCTCACCGACGCCATGTGGATGGGTGCCAAGGTCCTTCTCGGCGCCATCGCCGTCGAAGCCCGCACCACTCACCACGCCGGCCTCCGCATCGATCCGGAACTCGGTCCCGCCTTCCACTGGCTGGCAAACGCCGGCATGGCCGCCGTCACCATCGCCTTTGCCTACGGCTACACCATCGGCCAGATCCGCCTGCGGGTACGCCGCTTCACCCTGCCCTTGCTCCACTGCCCGCCGTCGTGGAATGGGCTGCGCATCGCCCAGATCAGCGACATCCACATTGGGCAAAACATCGATCGATCACAACTTGAAGGCTTCGTGGCGCGCGTCAACGGCCTCGATCCAGACCTCATCTGCATCACCGGCGACATCGCCGACTCGCCGACGGCGGACTTGGACGGTTTCCTGCCGGTGCTGGCTGGACTGCACGCCACACACGGCGTGTTCGCCATCCTCGGGAACCACGATCACTACGCCGGCGCTGATCACGTCGAGGCCTCACTGCGCCGGCTCACTTCATTCACGGTACTCCGGGACCAGAAGACCGCCATCGAGGTCAAGGGACAGCAGCTCCACGTCGTCGGGCTGGACGACCATGGACGCGACTGGGCGCGCGGCGAAACGATGGTTCCCCATCTCGACGCCGCGCTGGCAACGGTACCGGCGGATGAGCCCGTGCTGCTCCTCTCCCACCGCCCGGACGTCTTCCCGCAAGCCGCCGCGCGCGGCGTCGCGCTGACGCTGGCCGGCCACACACACGGGGGCCAACTCGGCATGCCGTGGTTCGACGGCCGCATCCGCAACCTGGCCGAGTTCATCACCGACTTCGACCGCGGGCTCTACGAACGCGCCGGCAGTTATCTGTACGTCAACTGCGGCCTCGGCGTGACCGGGCAGCGCATCCGCCTCAACACACCGCGCGAGATCCTGATCATCGAAGTCCAAAACGCCGCCGCCGCGCTCGCCGCCTGA